The window ATGTTGGCAAACCGAGCACAGTAGGAAGGAATGCCCCTCCAGGAAGGAAGGTAGGCCGGCTCTCGCCTAAGAAGAGGAAGAAGGAGAAGTGAACCTGATGGCTGAGGAAAAACCGCTGACAGGAACCAAGGCCTCGAGAAGGAAGCAAAGAAAGAAGAAGGGCGCGATCCAAGCCAGGCGAAAGAAGGAATTCACCTATCGTGGATATACCTTGGACGAGCTCCTGGAAATGCCTTTTGAAGAGGTCCTGGGGCTCATGCCGTCACGTGTCCGCCGCACCTTCAACAGAGGCTTGAACGAGGAACAGAAGGTGACGTTCGATAAAATCGTGGCAGCTGAATCTGAGGTGGTGCGCACCCATCGTCGCGATATCCCCATTGTTCCTGCATTCGTGGGCAAGAAAGTTGCCGTACACAACGGCAAGGAGTTCAAGGAATTCGAGATCAAACCCGAGATGATTGGGCACTACCTAGGAGAGTTCGCCATGACTCGCAAGCCAGTCACCCACAGTGGCCCTGGTGTTGGTGCTACTAGATCCTCGAAGTTCCTGCCACTCAAGTGAGGTGTTGAAATATGGCAGGGTATACTCAACAAACGGACCCCGACAAAACGGCGCGCGCGATTGGCAAGGAAATGCCTATCTCTCCCAAAGACTCGCGCGAGATATGCCGGATGATCCGTGGTAAGAACGTCACAGTGGCAATTTCTATGCTTGAAGAAGTAGAAGCTCTGAAAAGACCGGTTCCAATGGCCCGTTACAAAAAAGGGATCGCTCATAAAAAGGGGGTAGGGCCGGGGCGGTTCCCAAAAAAAGCAGCGAGAGCCATTCGCAAGGTGTTGGAGGACGCCAAGGCTAACGCTGAGTACAAAGGACTCGATGCGGACAATATGCGGATACGGGTAGTAGCGGCACATCTCGGCCGAACTATACCCGGATACATGCCAAGGGCCTACGGACGGAGCAGCCCCTGGAATCAGCAGACGGTAAACATCGAGGTGATTCTTGAGGAGGTCGAGTGATTTGGCCAATGAAAGGAAATTCGTAACGGAGAACATTCGCAGGGTGCTGCTCAAGGAGTACCTGATGAAAGCCGTAGACCGAGCTGGTTTTGGCGGTGTTGATGTGCAGCGCACGCCTATGGGCACCAGAGTGACCTTGATTACCGAGCGGCCAGGGATAGTCATCGGCCGCCGTGGAGCGGCCATTAAAACGCTAACAACCGCCATAGAAAAGGATTTCAAGTTCGACAACCCACAGGTAGAAGTTCAGGAGGTTGACAATCCCAATCTCAACGCTCAAATCATGGCAGAGAAGCTGGCCTTTGCATTGGAAAGAGGTTGGCATTTCCGCCGCGCCGGGCACTCTACGGTCCGTCGTGTGATGGACGCGGGCGCTAGAGGTTGCCATGTAGTCATCGCTGGAAAGCTTACAGGAGAAAGGCATC of the Methanomassiliicoccales archaeon genome contains:
- a CDS encoding 30S ribosomal protein S19, with protein sequence MAEEKPLTGTKASRRKQRKKKGAIQARRKKEFTYRGYTLDELLEMPFEEVLGLMPSRVRRTFNRGLNEEQKVTFDKIVAAESEVVRTHRRDIPIVPAFVGKKVAVHNGKEFKEFEIKPEMIGHYLGEFAMTRKPVTHSGPGVGATRSSKFLPLK
- a CDS encoding 50S ribosomal protein L22, with product MAGYTQQTDPDKTARAIGKEMPISPKDSREICRMIRGKNVTVAISMLEEVEALKRPVPMARYKKGIAHKKGVGPGRFPKKAARAIRKVLEDAKANAEYKGLDADNMRIRVVAAHLGRTIPGYMPRAYGRSSPWNQQTVNIEVILEEVE
- a CDS encoding 30S ribosomal protein S3, yielding MANERKFVTENIRRVLLKEYLMKAVDRAGFGGVDVQRTPMGTRVTLITERPGIVIGRRGAAIKTLTTAIEKDFKFDNPQVEVQEVDNPNLNAQIMAEKLAFALERGWHFRRAGHSTVRRVMDAGARGCHVVIAGKLTGERHRTEKFKEGYIKFCGEPKLRFVRQGFAVAKLKPGVIGVKVEIMAPDARLPDETDVVPVEEAVKILPEMADKILPKEESALAEAVRVESEPNPASTEVAKAETNKEVTS